A genome region from Apus apus isolate bApuApu2 chromosome 2, bApuApu2.pri.cur, whole genome shotgun sequence includes the following:
- the LOC127381083 gene encoding probable G-protein coupled receptor 141 → MPNSSTAQLNHSSSERLPNISEEVSIILITLYIINLAGGTLGVIRMSHELFQRSQQSVMTPIIISLLVLHTFMLLSIPFRLSYYILGEWKFGRFACKLTSAIIYLHMYSTFTFYVAIILIRLFRLEFRKCYTVAWVTAVWLVGMPVITPVLLSYYGTSKTYHSSKCFQFHTEIQEMHMVILNYCFIGILVAVCSLLTVIQLSVIYRLAVKYWPDLNSHVEFRAQAKSFFFILVNLVCFMPHHVFRVYYIQNYHLDKDHKLLPYNEIFLALTTMCCLDMLCFIAGIAH, encoded by the coding sequence ATGCctaacagcagcacagcccagctgaaCCATTCCTCCAGCGAGAGGCTGCCGAACATCTCAGAGGAGGTCAGCATCATTCTCATAACCCTGTACATCATCAACCTGGCTGGTGGTACCCTCGGGGTCATCAGGATGTCCCATGAGTTGTTTCAAAGGAGCCAGCAGTCTGTGATGACCCCTATCATCATCAGCCTCCTGGTCCTGCACACTTTTATGCTACTCAGCATCCCCTTCCGCCTCAGCTACTACATTTTAGGGGAATGGAAATTTGGGAGGTTTGCCTGCAAGCTAACAAGTGCCATCATCTACCTCCACATGTACTCCACCTTCACTTTTTACGTGGCTATCATCTTAATACGCCTCTTCCGACTGGAATTTCGGAAGTGCTACACTGTAGCCTGGGTGACTGCTGTCTGGCTGGTGGGAATGCCCGTGATCACACCTGTCCTTCTCTCGTACTATGGCACCTCTAAGACATACCACTCCTCCAAATGTTTCCAGTTCCACACGGAGATACAAGAGATGCACATGGTGATCTTAAACTACTGCTTCATTGGGATTTTGGTGGCAGTTTGTTCTTTGCTCACTGTAATCCAGCTGTCTGTGATCTATCGACTGGCTGTGAAGTACTGGCCTGATCTCAACTCCCATGTGGAATTCAGGGCTCAAGCAAAGAGCTTCTTCTTCATCTTGGTAAACTTAGTGTGCTTTATGCCTCATCACGTATTCAGAGTATATTACATCCAAAACTACCACCTGGATAAAGACCATAAACTACTCCCATACAATGaaatttttttagctttaaCAACAATGTGCTGCTTGGACATGTTGTGTTTCATAGCAGGGATAGCCCACTGA